The following are encoded together in the Hemicordylus capensis ecotype Gifberg chromosome 4, rHemCap1.1.pri, whole genome shotgun sequence genome:
- the B4GALT6 gene encoding beta-1,4-galactosyltransferase 6 isoform X3: MSAFKKVLRVSNRSILVFIFFFSFSSSCLYFIYVAPGIANTYLFMVQARGIMLKENVKTIGHMIRLYTNKNATLNGTDYPEGNNSSENLVQTMMYLPENFTYSPYQPCPEKLPYMRGFVDVNMSEISLDEIQQLFSNNIDVEPGGHWKPKDCKPRWKTGAQPFNRAMLFNIGFKEAMKNNDWDCVIFHDVDHLPENDRNYYGCNEMPRHFAAKLDKYMYILPYNEFFGGVSGLTVEQFKKINGFPNAFWGWGGEDDDLWNRVHYVGYNVTRPEGELGKYKSIPHHHRGEVQFLGRYKLLRYSRERQYIDGLNNLLYTPTILVNRLYTNITVNLVPELAPVQDY; this comes from the exons ATGTCTGCCTTCAAGAAGGTGCTGCGAGTCTCCAATCGCTCCATTCtcgtcttcatcttcttcttttccttctcgTCATCTTGTCTGTACTTCATATACGTCGCTCCAGGAATAG CAAACACATATCTATTTATGGTACAAGCACGGGGTATAAtgctgaaagaaaatgtgaaaacAATAGGACATATGATCAGATTGTATACTAATAAAAATGCTACACTAAATGGTACAG ATTATCCTGAAGGCAACAATTCAAGTGAAAACCTTGTTCAAACTATGATGTATCTTCCAGAAAACTTCACTTATTCTCCTTATCAGCCTTGTCCAGAAAAGTTACCTTACATGA GAGGCTTTGTTGATGTCAACATGAGTGAAATTAGCTTGGATGAAATTCAACAGTTATTTTCAAATAATATAGATGTTGAGCCAGGTGGTCATTGGAAGCCAAAAGACTGTAAACCACGATGGAAG ACTGGGGCGCAGCCTTTTAACCGAGCGATGCTCTTTAACATTGGCTTCAAAGAAGCTATGAAGAATAATGACTGGGATTGTGTAATTTTTCATGATGTGGATCATTTACCTGAAAATGATCGAAATTATTATGGATGTAATGAGATGCCACGTCACTTTGCTGCAAAGTTGGACAAATATATGTACAT TCTTCCATACAATGAGTTCTTTGGTGGCGTAAGTGGACTAACAGTAGAACAATTCAAAAAAATCAATGGATTTCCAAATGCTTTCTGGGGATGGGGTGGAGAAGATGATGACCTATGGAATAG GGTTCACTATGTAGGATACAATGTAACAAGACCAGAAGGAGAGCTAGGGAAGTATAAATCTATTCCACATCACCACAGAGGAGAAGTTCAGTTCTTAGGACG GTATAAACTATTGAGATATTCCCGAGAGCGTCAGTATATTGATGGGTTAAATAATCTACTATATACTCCAACAATTCTTGTCAACAGATTATATACAAATATAACTGTAAACCTTGTACCAGAACTAGCTCCTGTTCAAGACTATTGA
- the B4GALT6 gene encoding beta-1,4-galactosyltransferase 6 isoform X1, giving the protein MSAFKKVLRVSNRSILVFIFFFSFSSSCLYFIYVAPGIANTYLFMVQARGIMLKENVKTIGHMIRLYTNKNATLNGTDYPEGNNSSENLVQTMMYLPENFTYSPYQPCPEKLPYMRGFVDVNMSEISLDEIQQLFSNNIDVEPGGHWKPKDCKPRWKVAILIPFRNRHEHLPIFFRHLIPVLQKQRLEFSFYVVEQTGAQPFNRAMLFNIGFKEAMKNNDWDCVIFHDVDHLPENDRNYYGCNEMPRHFAAKLDKYMYILPYNEFFGGVSGLTVEQFKKINGFPNAFWGWGGEDDDLWNRVHYVGYNVTRPEGELGKYKSIPHHHRGEVQFLGRYKLLRYSRERQYIDGLNNLLYTPTILVNRLYTNITVNLVPELAPVQDY; this is encoded by the exons ATGTCTGCCTTCAAGAAGGTGCTGCGAGTCTCCAATCGCTCCATTCtcgtcttcatcttcttcttttccttctcgTCATCTTGTCTGTACTTCATATACGTCGCTCCAGGAATAG CAAACACATATCTATTTATGGTACAAGCACGGGGTATAAtgctgaaagaaaatgtgaaaacAATAGGACATATGATCAGATTGTATACTAATAAAAATGCTACACTAAATGGTACAG ATTATCCTGAAGGCAACAATTCAAGTGAAAACCTTGTTCAAACTATGATGTATCTTCCAGAAAACTTCACTTATTCTCCTTATCAGCCTTGTCCAGAAAAGTTACCTTACATGA GAGGCTTTGTTGATGTCAACATGAGTGAAATTAGCTTGGATGAAATTCAACAGTTATTTTCAAATAATATAGATGTTGAGCCAGGTGGTCATTGGAAGCCAAAAGACTGTAAACCACGATGGAAG GTTGCAATACTCATTCCTTTTCGCAATCGCCACGAACATCTTCCAATATTTTTCCGACACCTGATACCAGTGTTACAAAAACAGAGGCTGGAATTTTCCTTTTATGTTGTTGAACAG ACTGGGGCGCAGCCTTTTAACCGAGCGATGCTCTTTAACATTGGCTTCAAAGAAGCTATGAAGAATAATGACTGGGATTGTGTAATTTTTCATGATGTGGATCATTTACCTGAAAATGATCGAAATTATTATGGATGTAATGAGATGCCACGTCACTTTGCTGCAAAGTTGGACAAATATATGTACAT TCTTCCATACAATGAGTTCTTTGGTGGCGTAAGTGGACTAACAGTAGAACAATTCAAAAAAATCAATGGATTTCCAAATGCTTTCTGGGGATGGGGTGGAGAAGATGATGACCTATGGAATAG GGTTCACTATGTAGGATACAATGTAACAAGACCAGAAGGAGAGCTAGGGAAGTATAAATCTATTCCACATCACCACAGAGGAGAAGTTCAGTTCTTAGGACG GTATAAACTATTGAGATATTCCCGAGAGCGTCAGTATATTGATGGGTTAAATAATCTACTATATACTCCAACAATTCTTGTCAACAGATTATATACAAATATAACTGTAAACCTTGTACCAGAACTAGCTCCTGTTCAAGACTATTGA
- the B4GALT6 gene encoding beta-1,4-galactosyltransferase 6 isoform X2, whose translation MGSNDITNTYLFMVQARGIMLKENVKTIGHMIRLYTNKNATLNGTDYPEGNNSSENLVQTMMYLPENFTYSPYQPCPEKLPYMRGFVDVNMSEISLDEIQQLFSNNIDVEPGGHWKPKDCKPRWKVAILIPFRNRHEHLPIFFRHLIPVLQKQRLEFSFYVVEQTGAQPFNRAMLFNIGFKEAMKNNDWDCVIFHDVDHLPENDRNYYGCNEMPRHFAAKLDKYMYILPYNEFFGGVSGLTVEQFKKINGFPNAFWGWGGEDDDLWNRVHYVGYNVTRPEGELGKYKSIPHHHRGEVQFLGRYKLLRYSRERQYIDGLNNLLYTPTILVNRLYTNITVNLVPELAPVQDY comes from the exons ATGGGAAGTAACGATATCA CAAACACATATCTATTTATGGTACAAGCACGGGGTATAAtgctgaaagaaaatgtgaaaacAATAGGACATATGATCAGATTGTATACTAATAAAAATGCTACACTAAATGGTACAG ATTATCCTGAAGGCAACAATTCAAGTGAAAACCTTGTTCAAACTATGATGTATCTTCCAGAAAACTTCACTTATTCTCCTTATCAGCCTTGTCCAGAAAAGTTACCTTACATGA GAGGCTTTGTTGATGTCAACATGAGTGAAATTAGCTTGGATGAAATTCAACAGTTATTTTCAAATAATATAGATGTTGAGCCAGGTGGTCATTGGAAGCCAAAAGACTGTAAACCACGATGGAAG GTTGCAATACTCATTCCTTTTCGCAATCGCCACGAACATCTTCCAATATTTTTCCGACACCTGATACCAGTGTTACAAAAACAGAGGCTGGAATTTTCCTTTTATGTTGTTGAACAG ACTGGGGCGCAGCCTTTTAACCGAGCGATGCTCTTTAACATTGGCTTCAAAGAAGCTATGAAGAATAATGACTGGGATTGTGTAATTTTTCATGATGTGGATCATTTACCTGAAAATGATCGAAATTATTATGGATGTAATGAGATGCCACGTCACTTTGCTGCAAAGTTGGACAAATATATGTACAT TCTTCCATACAATGAGTTCTTTGGTGGCGTAAGTGGACTAACAGTAGAACAATTCAAAAAAATCAATGGATTTCCAAATGCTTTCTGGGGATGGGGTGGAGAAGATGATGACCTATGGAATAG GGTTCACTATGTAGGATACAATGTAACAAGACCAGAAGGAGAGCTAGGGAAGTATAAATCTATTCCACATCACCACAGAGGAGAAGTTCAGTTCTTAGGACG GTATAAACTATTGAGATATTCCCGAGAGCGTCAGTATATTGATGGGTTAAATAATCTACTATATACTCCAACAATTCTTGTCAACAGATTATATACAAATATAACTGTAAACCTTGTACCAGAACTAGCTCCTGTTCAAGACTATTGA
- the B4GALT6 gene encoding beta-1,4-galactosyltransferase 6 isoform X4 produces MSAFKKVLRVSNRSILVFIFFFSFSSSCLYFIYVAPGIANTYLFMVQARGIMLKENVKTIGHMIRLYTNKNATLNGTDYPEGNNSSENLVQTMMYLPENFTYSPYQPCPEKLPYMRGFVDVNMSEISLDEIQQLFSNNIDVEPGGHWKPKDCKPRWKVAILIPFRNRHEHLPIFFRHLIPVLQKQRLEFSFYVVEQTGAQPFNRAMLFNIGFKEAMKNNDWDCVIFHDVDHLPENDRNYYGCNEMPRHFAAKLDKYMYILPYNEFFGGVSGLTVEQFKKINGFPNAFWGWGGEDDDLWNRVHYVGYNVTRPEGELGKYKSIPHHHRGEVQFLGR; encoded by the exons ATGTCTGCCTTCAAGAAGGTGCTGCGAGTCTCCAATCGCTCCATTCtcgtcttcatcttcttcttttccttctcgTCATCTTGTCTGTACTTCATATACGTCGCTCCAGGAATAG CAAACACATATCTATTTATGGTACAAGCACGGGGTATAAtgctgaaagaaaatgtgaaaacAATAGGACATATGATCAGATTGTATACTAATAAAAATGCTACACTAAATGGTACAG ATTATCCTGAAGGCAACAATTCAAGTGAAAACCTTGTTCAAACTATGATGTATCTTCCAGAAAACTTCACTTATTCTCCTTATCAGCCTTGTCCAGAAAAGTTACCTTACATGA GAGGCTTTGTTGATGTCAACATGAGTGAAATTAGCTTGGATGAAATTCAACAGTTATTTTCAAATAATATAGATGTTGAGCCAGGTGGTCATTGGAAGCCAAAAGACTGTAAACCACGATGGAAG GTTGCAATACTCATTCCTTTTCGCAATCGCCACGAACATCTTCCAATATTTTTCCGACACCTGATACCAGTGTTACAAAAACAGAGGCTGGAATTTTCCTTTTATGTTGTTGAACAG ACTGGGGCGCAGCCTTTTAACCGAGCGATGCTCTTTAACATTGGCTTCAAAGAAGCTATGAAGAATAATGACTGGGATTGTGTAATTTTTCATGATGTGGATCATTTACCTGAAAATGATCGAAATTATTATGGATGTAATGAGATGCCACGTCACTTTGCTGCAAAGTTGGACAAATATATGTACAT TCTTCCATACAATGAGTTCTTTGGTGGCGTAAGTGGACTAACAGTAGAACAATTCAAAAAAATCAATGGATTTCCAAATGCTTTCTGGGGATGGGGTGGAGAAGATGATGACCTATGGAATAG GGTTCACTATGTAGGATACAATGTAACAAGACCAGAAGGAGAGCTAGGGAAGTATAAATCTATTCCACATCACCACAGAGGAGAAGTTCAGTTCTTAGGACGGTAA